In Kogia breviceps isolate mKogBre1 chromosome 7, mKogBre1 haplotype 1, whole genome shotgun sequence, a single window of DNA contains:
- the PPP2R5B gene encoding serine/threonine-protein phosphatase 2A 56 kDa regulatory subunit beta isoform isoform X2, whose amino-acid sequence METKLPPASTPGSPSSPGLSPVPPPDKVDGFSRRSLRRARPRRSHSSSQFRYQSNQQELTPLPLLKDVPASELHELLSRKLAQCGVMFDFLDCVADLKGKEVKRAALNELVECVGSTRGVLIEPVYPDIIRMISVNIFRTLPPSENPEFDPEEDEPNLEPSWPHLQLVYEFFLRFLESPDFQPSVAKRYVDQKFVLMLLELFDSEDPREREYLKTILHRVYGKFLGLRAYIRKQCSHIFLRFIYELEHFNGVAELLEILGSIINGFALPLKTEHKQFLVRVLIPLHSVKSLSVFHAQLAYCVVQFLEKDATLTEHVIRGLLKYWPKTCTQKEVMFLGEMEEILDVIEPSQFVKIQEPLFKQVARCVSSPHFQVAERALYFWNNEYILSLIEDNCHTVLPAVFGTLYQVSKEHWNQTIVSLIYNVLKTFMEMNGKLFDELTASYKLEKQQEQQKAQERQELWQGLEELRLRRLQGTQGAKEVPLQRLTPQVATGGGQS is encoded by the exons ATGGAGACGAAGCTGCCCCCCGCGAGCACCCCCGGCAGCCCCTCGTCCCCAGGGCTGTCCCCGGTGCCCCCACCCGACAAGGTGGACGGCTTCTCCCGCCGTTCCCTCCGCAGGGCCCGGCCCCGGCGGTCCCACAGCTCCTCTCAGTTCCGCTATCAGAGCAACCAGCAGGAACTCACTCCACTGCCCCTGCTCAAAG ATGTGCCAGCctctgagctgcatgagctgctgagCCGGAAGCTGGCCCAGTGTGGGGTGATGTTTGACTTCTTGGACTGTGTGGCCGACCTGAAGGGGAAGGAGGTGAAGCGGGCGGCGCTCAATGAGCTGGTGGAGTGTGTGGGGAGCACTCGGGGGGTCCTCATTGAGCCTGTCTACCCAGACATCATCCGCATG ATCTCAGTGAATATCTTCCGGACGCTACCACCCAGTGAGAACCCTGAATTTGACCCTGAAGAGGATGAGCCCAACCTTGAGCCTTCATGGCCACATCTTCAG CTGGTATATGAGTTTTTCCTGCGTTTCTTGGAGAGCCCAGACTTCCAGCCCTCCGTGGCCAAGAGATATGTGGATCAAAAGTTTGTCCTGATG CTCCTGGAGCTATTTGATAGCGAGGACCCTCGGGAGCGTGAGTACCTCAAGACCATCTTGCACAGGGTCTATGGAAAGTTCCTGGGGCTCCGGGCCTACATCCGCAAACAGTGCAGCCATATCTTCCTCCG GTTCATCTATGAACTCGAGCACTTCAATGGCGTGGCTGAGCTGCTGGAGATCTTAGGAAG CATCATCAACGGCTTTGCGCTGCCCCTGAAGACCGAGCACAAGCAGTTTCTGGTTCGAGTCCTGATTCCCCTGCACTCTGTCAAGTCGCTGTCTGTCTTTCACGCCCAG CTGGCATACTGTGTGGTACAGTTCCTGGAGAAGGATGCCACTTTGACAGAGCAT GTGATCCGGGGGCTGCTCAAATACTGGCCCAAAACCTGTACCCAGAAGGAG gtgATGTTTCTGGGGGAGATGGAAGAGATTCTGGATGTCATTGAGCCCTCCCAGTTCGTGAAGATCCAGGAGCCCCTCTTCAAGCAGGTGGCTCGCTGCGTGTCCAGCCCCCATTTCCAG GTTGCAGAGCGGGCTCTGTATTTCTGGAACAATGAGTATATCCTGAGCCTCATTGAGGACAACTGCCATACTGTGCTGCCTGCTGTGTTTGGGACCCTCTACCAAGTCTCCAAGGAGCACTGGAATCA AACCATTGTGTCTCTGATCTACAATGTGCTCAAGACCTTCATGGAGATGAATGGGAAGCTGTTTGATGAGCTCACAGCCTCCTACAAGCTGGAAAAGCAGCA GGAACAGCAGAAGGCCCAGGAGCGTCAGGAGCTGTGGCAAGGCCTGGAGGAGCTACGGCTGCGCCGGTTACAGGGGACCCAGGGGGCCAAAGAGGTCCCGCTCCAGCGGCTTACACCCCAGGTGGCCACTGGTGGAGGTCAGAGCTAA
- the PPP2R5B gene encoding serine/threonine-protein phosphatase 2A 56 kDa regulatory subunit beta isoform isoform X1: METKLPPASTPGSPSSPGLSPVPPPDKVDGFSRRSLRRARPRRSHSSSQFRYQSNQQELTPLPLLKDVPASELHELLSRKLAQCGVMFDFLDCVADLKGKEVKRAALNELVECVGSTRGVLIEPVYPDIIRMISVNIFRTLPPSENPEFDPEEDEPNLEPSWPHLQLVYEFFLRFLESPDFQPSVAKRYVDQKFVLMLLELFDSEDPREREYLKTILHRVYGKFLGLRAYIRKQCSHIFLRFIYELEHFNGVAELLEILGSIINGFALPLKTEHKQFLVRVLIPLHSVKSLSVFHAQLAYCVVQFLEKDATLTEHVIRGLLKYWPKTCTQKEVMFLGEMEEILDVIEPSQFVKIQEPLFKQVARCVSSPHFQVAERALYFWNNEYILSLIEDNCHTVLPAVFGTLYQVSKEHWNQTIVSLIYNVLKTFMEMNGKLFDELTASYKLEKQHAGASKPSYPLHPPIILPSTSCREQQKAQERQELWQGLEELRLRRLQGTQGAKEVPLQRLTPQVATGGGQS, from the exons ATGGAGACGAAGCTGCCCCCCGCGAGCACCCCCGGCAGCCCCTCGTCCCCAGGGCTGTCCCCGGTGCCCCCACCCGACAAGGTGGACGGCTTCTCCCGCCGTTCCCTCCGCAGGGCCCGGCCCCGGCGGTCCCACAGCTCCTCTCAGTTCCGCTATCAGAGCAACCAGCAGGAACTCACTCCACTGCCCCTGCTCAAAG ATGTGCCAGCctctgagctgcatgagctgctgagCCGGAAGCTGGCCCAGTGTGGGGTGATGTTTGACTTCTTGGACTGTGTGGCCGACCTGAAGGGGAAGGAGGTGAAGCGGGCGGCGCTCAATGAGCTGGTGGAGTGTGTGGGGAGCACTCGGGGGGTCCTCATTGAGCCTGTCTACCCAGACATCATCCGCATG ATCTCAGTGAATATCTTCCGGACGCTACCACCCAGTGAGAACCCTGAATTTGACCCTGAAGAGGATGAGCCCAACCTTGAGCCTTCATGGCCACATCTTCAG CTGGTATATGAGTTTTTCCTGCGTTTCTTGGAGAGCCCAGACTTCCAGCCCTCCGTGGCCAAGAGATATGTGGATCAAAAGTTTGTCCTGATG CTCCTGGAGCTATTTGATAGCGAGGACCCTCGGGAGCGTGAGTACCTCAAGACCATCTTGCACAGGGTCTATGGAAAGTTCCTGGGGCTCCGGGCCTACATCCGCAAACAGTGCAGCCATATCTTCCTCCG GTTCATCTATGAACTCGAGCACTTCAATGGCGTGGCTGAGCTGCTGGAGATCTTAGGAAG CATCATCAACGGCTTTGCGCTGCCCCTGAAGACCGAGCACAAGCAGTTTCTGGTTCGAGTCCTGATTCCCCTGCACTCTGTCAAGTCGCTGTCTGTCTTTCACGCCCAG CTGGCATACTGTGTGGTACAGTTCCTGGAGAAGGATGCCACTTTGACAGAGCAT GTGATCCGGGGGCTGCTCAAATACTGGCCCAAAACCTGTACCCAGAAGGAG gtgATGTTTCTGGGGGAGATGGAAGAGATTCTGGATGTCATTGAGCCCTCCCAGTTCGTGAAGATCCAGGAGCCCCTCTTCAAGCAGGTGGCTCGCTGCGTGTCCAGCCCCCATTTCCAG GTTGCAGAGCGGGCTCTGTATTTCTGGAACAATGAGTATATCCTGAGCCTCATTGAGGACAACTGCCATACTGTGCTGCCTGCTGTGTTTGGGACCCTCTACCAAGTCTCCAAGGAGCACTGGAATCA AACCATTGTGTCTCTGATCTACAATGTGCTCAAGACCTTCATGGAGATGAATGGGAAGCTGTTTGATGAGCTCACAGCCTCCTACAAGCTGGAAAAGCAGCA TGCTGGGGCATCCAAGCCCAGTTACCCCCTGCATCCTCCAATTATCCTGCCAAGTACTTCTTGCAG GGAACAGCAGAAGGCCCAGGAGCGTCAGGAGCTGTGGCAAGGCCTGGAGGAGCTACGGCTGCGCCGGTTACAGGGGACCCAGGGGGCCAAAGAGGTCCCGCTCCAGCGGCTTACACCCCAGGTGGCCACTGGTGGAGGTCAGAGCTAA
- the PPP2R5B gene encoding serine/threonine-protein phosphatase 2A 56 kDa regulatory subunit beta isoform isoform X4: MFDFLDCVADLKGKEVKRAALNELVECVGSTRGVLIEPVYPDIIRMISVNIFRTLPPSENPEFDPEEDEPNLEPSWPHLQLVYEFFLRFLESPDFQPSVAKRYVDQKFVLMLLELFDSEDPREREYLKTILHRVYGKFLGLRAYIRKQCSHIFLRFIYELEHFNGVAELLEILGSIINGFALPLKTEHKQFLVRVLIPLHSVKSLSVFHAQLAYCVVQFLEKDATLTEHVIRGLLKYWPKTCTQKEVMFLGEMEEILDVIEPSQFVKIQEPLFKQVARCVSSPHFQVAERALYFWNNEYILSLIEDNCHTVLPAVFGTLYQVSKEHWNQTIVSLIYNVLKTFMEMNGKLFDELTASYKLEKQQEQQKAQERQELWQGLEELRLRRLQGTQGAKEVPLQRLTPQVATGGGQS; this comes from the exons ATGTTTGACTTCTTGGACTGTGTGGCCGACCTGAAGGGGAAGGAGGTGAAGCGGGCGGCGCTCAATGAGCTGGTGGAGTGTGTGGGGAGCACTCGGGGGGTCCTCATTGAGCCTGTCTACCCAGACATCATCCGCATG ATCTCAGTGAATATCTTCCGGACGCTACCACCCAGTGAGAACCCTGAATTTGACCCTGAAGAGGATGAGCCCAACCTTGAGCCTTCATGGCCACATCTTCAG CTGGTATATGAGTTTTTCCTGCGTTTCTTGGAGAGCCCAGACTTCCAGCCCTCCGTGGCCAAGAGATATGTGGATCAAAAGTTTGTCCTGATG CTCCTGGAGCTATTTGATAGCGAGGACCCTCGGGAGCGTGAGTACCTCAAGACCATCTTGCACAGGGTCTATGGAAAGTTCCTGGGGCTCCGGGCCTACATCCGCAAACAGTGCAGCCATATCTTCCTCCG GTTCATCTATGAACTCGAGCACTTCAATGGCGTGGCTGAGCTGCTGGAGATCTTAGGAAG CATCATCAACGGCTTTGCGCTGCCCCTGAAGACCGAGCACAAGCAGTTTCTGGTTCGAGTCCTGATTCCCCTGCACTCTGTCAAGTCGCTGTCTGTCTTTCACGCCCAG CTGGCATACTGTGTGGTACAGTTCCTGGAGAAGGATGCCACTTTGACAGAGCAT GTGATCCGGGGGCTGCTCAAATACTGGCCCAAAACCTGTACCCAGAAGGAG gtgATGTTTCTGGGGGAGATGGAAGAGATTCTGGATGTCATTGAGCCCTCCCAGTTCGTGAAGATCCAGGAGCCCCTCTTCAAGCAGGTGGCTCGCTGCGTGTCCAGCCCCCATTTCCAG GTTGCAGAGCGGGCTCTGTATTTCTGGAACAATGAGTATATCCTGAGCCTCATTGAGGACAACTGCCATACTGTGCTGCCTGCTGTGTTTGGGACCCTCTACCAAGTCTCCAAGGAGCACTGGAATCA AACCATTGTGTCTCTGATCTACAATGTGCTCAAGACCTTCATGGAGATGAATGGGAAGCTGTTTGATGAGCTCACAGCCTCCTACAAGCTGGAAAAGCAGCA GGAACAGCAGAAGGCCCAGGAGCGTCAGGAGCTGTGGCAAGGCCTGGAGGAGCTACGGCTGCGCCGGTTACAGGGGACCCAGGGGGCCAAAGAGGTCCCGCTCCAGCGGCTTACACCCCAGGTGGCCACTGGTGGAGGTCAGAGCTAA
- the PPP2R5B gene encoding serine/threonine-protein phosphatase 2A 56 kDa regulatory subunit beta isoform isoform X3 has protein sequence MFDFLDCVADLKGKEVKRAALNELVECVGSTRGVLIEPVYPDIIRMISVNIFRTLPPSENPEFDPEEDEPNLEPSWPHLQLVYEFFLRFLESPDFQPSVAKRYVDQKFVLMLLELFDSEDPREREYLKTILHRVYGKFLGLRAYIRKQCSHIFLRFIYELEHFNGVAELLEILGSIINGFALPLKTEHKQFLVRVLIPLHSVKSLSVFHAQLAYCVVQFLEKDATLTEHVIRGLLKYWPKTCTQKEVMFLGEMEEILDVIEPSQFVKIQEPLFKQVARCVSSPHFQVAERALYFWNNEYILSLIEDNCHTVLPAVFGTLYQVSKEHWNQTIVSLIYNVLKTFMEMNGKLFDELTASYKLEKQHAGASKPSYPLHPPIILPSTSCREQQKAQERQELWQGLEELRLRRLQGTQGAKEVPLQRLTPQVATGGGQS, from the exons ATGTTTGACTTCTTGGACTGTGTGGCCGACCTGAAGGGGAAGGAGGTGAAGCGGGCGGCGCTCAATGAGCTGGTGGAGTGTGTGGGGAGCACTCGGGGGGTCCTCATTGAGCCTGTCTACCCAGACATCATCCGCATG ATCTCAGTGAATATCTTCCGGACGCTACCACCCAGTGAGAACCCTGAATTTGACCCTGAAGAGGATGAGCCCAACCTTGAGCCTTCATGGCCACATCTTCAG CTGGTATATGAGTTTTTCCTGCGTTTCTTGGAGAGCCCAGACTTCCAGCCCTCCGTGGCCAAGAGATATGTGGATCAAAAGTTTGTCCTGATG CTCCTGGAGCTATTTGATAGCGAGGACCCTCGGGAGCGTGAGTACCTCAAGACCATCTTGCACAGGGTCTATGGAAAGTTCCTGGGGCTCCGGGCCTACATCCGCAAACAGTGCAGCCATATCTTCCTCCG GTTCATCTATGAACTCGAGCACTTCAATGGCGTGGCTGAGCTGCTGGAGATCTTAGGAAG CATCATCAACGGCTTTGCGCTGCCCCTGAAGACCGAGCACAAGCAGTTTCTGGTTCGAGTCCTGATTCCCCTGCACTCTGTCAAGTCGCTGTCTGTCTTTCACGCCCAG CTGGCATACTGTGTGGTACAGTTCCTGGAGAAGGATGCCACTTTGACAGAGCAT GTGATCCGGGGGCTGCTCAAATACTGGCCCAAAACCTGTACCCAGAAGGAG gtgATGTTTCTGGGGGAGATGGAAGAGATTCTGGATGTCATTGAGCCCTCCCAGTTCGTGAAGATCCAGGAGCCCCTCTTCAAGCAGGTGGCTCGCTGCGTGTCCAGCCCCCATTTCCAG GTTGCAGAGCGGGCTCTGTATTTCTGGAACAATGAGTATATCCTGAGCCTCATTGAGGACAACTGCCATACTGTGCTGCCTGCTGTGTTTGGGACCCTCTACCAAGTCTCCAAGGAGCACTGGAATCA AACCATTGTGTCTCTGATCTACAATGTGCTCAAGACCTTCATGGAGATGAATGGGAAGCTGTTTGATGAGCTCACAGCCTCCTACAAGCTGGAAAAGCAGCA TGCTGGGGCATCCAAGCCCAGTTACCCCCTGCATCCTCCAATTATCCTGCCAAGTACTTCTTGCAG GGAACAGCAGAAGGCCCAGGAGCGTCAGGAGCTGTGGCAAGGCCTGGAGGAGCTACGGCTGCGCCGGTTACAGGGGACCCAGGGGGCCAAAGAGGTCCCGCTCCAGCGGCTTACACCCCAGGTGGCCACTGGTGGAGGTCAGAGCTAA
- the GPHA2 gene encoding glycoprotein hormone alpha-2: MMANKNPESQHRLETSRRPEEPLNKPLSSWALEVMPMASPQTLLLCLLVLAVTEGQGQQAAIPGCYLHSFNVTVRSDLQGTCQGSHVAQACVGHCESSAFPSRYSVLVASGYRHNITSVSQCCTISSLRKVKVQLHCGGDRREELEIFTARACQCDMCRLSRY; the protein is encoded by the exons ATGATGGCAAATAAAAACCCGGAGAGCCAGCACCGCCTGGAGACCAGCAGGAGGCCAGAGGAGCCACTCAACAAGCCACTCAGCTCCTGGGCCTTGGAAGTG ATGCCCATGGCGTCCCCCCAAACCCTGCTCCTCTGCCTGCTGGTCCTGGCGGTCACTGAAGGCCAGGGTCAACAGGCAGCCATCCCAGGCTGCTACTTGCACT CCTTCAATGTGACGGTGCGAAGTGACCTCCAAGGCACCTGCCAGGGCTCCCATGTGGCACAGGCCTGTGTGGGCCACTGCGAGTCCAGTGCCTTCCCTTCCCGTTACTCGGTGCTGGTGGCCAGTGGCTATCGACATAACATCACCTCCGTCTCTCAGTGCTGCACCATCAGCAGCCTGAGGAAG GTGAAGGTGCAGCTGCATTGTGGGGGGGACCGGAGGGAGGAGCTGGAGATCTTCACGGCCAGGGCCTGCCAGTGTGACATGTGTCGCCTCTCACGCTACTAG